The Sulfitobacter indolifex genome contains the following window.
AGGCGTGCAGCGAGTGGCATGTGCGCTCCGGCACCGTGCGATAAGCCGCCATCAGCGCCTGCGCGATCACATGGCCGCCAAAGATCCGCATTGAGGTCTCACCCCCGGCACCCGTGCCCCGAAACAGATCGACCTCAAGCTGTTCGATGTCCAGCAGGTCAAGCAATTGCCGCGCAGCAGTGGTCATGGGTCATCCTTTCGGGCCGGGGTGTTCCGACCCTAGCAACAGGTTTTCGCGCCGAAGCTCAAGCACCAATAAGCCGCTGCCCCGCTCAAGCGTCGCGATCGAGCGCCTCCAGCCCGTGGCGTGCAAAAACCGGGACGTATTGCCCTAATTTCAGGCCATATTCGGGGTTCGACGCGTTACCATCCAACGCGCGTTTCAACACGCCTTGGATGATCGCCGCCATGCGGAAGAAACAAAAGGCGAGGTAATAGCCGAAGCTATCGATCCCCTTCAGCCCGCGCCGGCGGCAATAGGCGGCGATAAACTCCGCATCCGTCGGCAGACCAAGCGCCTTGCGGTCCACCCCGGCCAAGCCGCGCCCCTCTGCGCCCACGGGCATCTGCCATTGCATGATAACAGCAGCGAGATCGGCAAAGGGGTGGCCTATGGTCGAAAGCTCCCAATCCAAAACCGCGCGGCAAGCGGTGCCATGAGTGTCAAAGATCATATTGTCGATGCGGTAATCGCCATGCACCAGCGTGCGCTGCCCGTCGTCCTCGGGTAACTCTTCGACCAGACGCTGCATCAGCGCATCCATATCAGGCTGGGGTTCCGTCTCGGACGCCCGGTATTGCTTTGACCAACGCCCGACCTGCCGCTCGAAATAGTTGCCGGGGGGGCCGTAATCTGACAACCCCACTGAGTCGATATCGACCTCATGCAACGCAGCCAGCACGCCGTTCATCTCATCCACCACCGCGCCGCGATCGGCCGGGGTCAGTTCCGGCAGGGTTGGGTCATTGAAATTGCGGCCCGGCACATGGTCCATCACATAGAACATCGAGCCGATGACGCTTTCATCCTCGCAGAGCAGATACATCCGCGCGACCGGCACCTCACTGTCGGCCAATGCCCTCTGCACCCGAAACTCCCTGTCGACTGCATGGGCAGATTTCAGCAGCGTTCCCGGAGGCTTGCGGCGCAGAACGTAGTCATGTGCAGGGGTCGAAAGCAGGAAGGTGGGGTTCGACTGCCCCGCCTGAAATTTGGTCACCTCAAGCGGCCCGGCAAAGCCCGGCAGGTTCTCTTCCAGCCAACGGCAGACCGCCGCCTCGTCAAATGTTTGCGTGTCCGTGCTCATTGCGAAAACTCCGCGGCCAGTCGGGCACCGGCGGCGCGGTATTCCGCTTCGATCCGATCCACCAGTTCAGCCACCCCGCCGATCTGCTTGACCGCACCAATGCCCTGCCCTGCGCCCCAGATTTCCTTCCATGCCTTAGGCTTGGAGGACCCGGAGCCAAAGTTCATCGAAGAGGCGTCCGCAGAGGGCAGATTGTCAGGGTCCAGCCCCGCCGCCACAATCGAAGGCCGCAGATAGTTGCCCGACACCCCGGTGAAGAGCGACGAGGTCACGATGTCATCCGCCCCGCCCGAAACGATCATGTCTTTGTAACCGGGCACGGCATTGGCTTCCTGCGTGGCGATGAAAGCCGAGCCCATATAGCCCAAATCCGCCCCCATGGCCCGCGCCGCCAAAAGTCCCTCGCCGGTGGCCAAAGCCCCCGAGAGCAGAAGCGGGCCATTGAACCATTCACGGATTTCACGGATCAGCGCAAAGGGCGACTGCGGCCCCGCGTGCCCCCCGGCCCCGGCGGCCACGGCGATCAGCCCATCCGCGCCTTTCTCAATCGCCTTGCGGGCGAAGCGGTTGTTGATGATGTCATGCAGCACCACACCGCCACAGGAATGCGCGGCCTCATTCACCTCCACCCGTGCACCAAGCGAAGTGATCCAAATCGGCACTTTATGTTTTACACAAATCTCAAGGTCACGCTCCAACCGCGCGTTGGAGCGGTGCACAATCTGGTTCACCGCAAAGGGCGCCGCAGGCCGATCGGGGTTCTCTTGATTATGCTTATCCAGAGCTTCGGTGATCTGGCGCAGCCATGCGTCGAGCAGCGGCGGCTCGCCCTCCGCCTCCCGCGCGTTCAGCGCCGGGAACGACCCGACGATGCCTGCCTTACACTGCGCAATGACCAGTTCCGGACCCGACAGGATGAACATGGGCGATGCGACCAGCGGCAGGCGCAGACCGCGCAGGGCTTGGGGTAAATGGCTGTCGTCACGCATGGGCGCTCTCCGGCTGAATTTTCGTATTTGTCATGACAATGCCCTTTCAAAGATATTCGGGCCTGACATCACGTTGATGCCACCACTGACCGGGATCACCGCCCCGGTAACATAGGCCCCGCCTCGCCCGCATAGGAACAGCATGCAGCCCGCGATATCCTCATCTCGGCCAACGCGGCCAAGCGGCACGTCTTGGCCCACGGCGTTGCGAGTTGCCTCATCCTGCGTGGCAAAGGCGGTCATCCGCGACACAAACGGCCCCGGTGCCAGCGCGTTCACGGTGATCCCCTCCCCGGCCAATTCCTTAGCGAGAATTTTACTCAAGTGGATCACAGCCGCTTTGGACGCGGCATAGCTATAGGCCCCGTCCCCCATTTCGCGCTCACCCATGACCGAGCCGACGTTTACAACCCGTGCAGGATCATCTGTCGTGGCCCCGGCCCGCAGAAGGGGCAGCAACTTTTGCGTCAGGTCAAAGAGACCAGCAACATTCACGCCCATGACTTTGTCCCATGCAGCAAAGGGGAATTGCCCCAGCGGTGCGCCCCAAGTCACACCGGCGTTGTTCATCAGAATATGCAGCCGATCGCAGCGCGCCTGAACTTGCGCGACCAGCGCATCGACGCCCTCTTCGCTGCCGACATCTCCGGCGAAACCTTCGGCACTGCCGCGCGCGCTAAGTGCGTTCAACTCTGCCGCCACCGCTTCGCAGGCCTCTCCCGTCCGGCTGGCCAGCAAAACCCGCGCGCCAGCCCGCACCAAGGCCTCTGCCGCCATGCGCCCAATCCCCGTGGCGCCGCCGGTGATCAGCGCGGTTTTCCCCTCCAGCCCAAAGATTGTGTCAATATCCATGTTTTGCCTCCCAGCAACGCCTTGGCGCCACTGTGACAGGGCATTGGGCAGGGTCAAGCGGATGGCAGGCCGCTGGCTGCGTAACCGGGCGTCATATCGCGATCCCCCCCAAACGCAAAACCGCCGCTGCAAGTATTGCAGCGGCGGTTTTGTATTTGTGTCATCGTTGAGAGATACTGATGTGAGGAACTTATTAGGTTTGGCGATGACCTACTCTCCCACGTCTTAAGACGCAGTACCATCGGCGCTACGGCACTTAACGGCTGGGTTCGGGATGGGACCAGGTGTTTTGCTCGCGCTATGATCACCAAACCAAATAAATTCCTCACGCGCTTTGCGCTGAAGCGCAAGGCGTTGTTAATTCCAAGTCATGTACAACTGATTGTATGTGTATGCTTTTGATTGATAAGTTGAAGTCTTGCTTCTACTGGATCAAATCAAGCCTATCGAGCAATTAGTACCAGTCAACTGAACGTGTTACCACGCTTACATCTCTGGCCTATCGACGAGGTGGTCTACCTCGGCTCTCAGGGATACCTTGTTTTGAGGGGGGCTTCCCGCTTAGATGCCTTCAGCGGTTATCCTGTCCGATCATAGCTACCCAGCACTGCTATTGGCATAACAACTGGTCCACCAGTGGATCGTTCACCCCGGTCCTCTCGTACTAGGGGCAACTCCTCTCAAGTATCCTACACCCACGGAAGATAGGGACCGAACTGTCTCACGACGTTCTAAACCCAGCTCACGTACCTCTTTAAACGGCGAACAGCCGTACCCTTGGGACCTGCTCCAGCCCCAGGATGAGATGAGCCGACATCGAGGTGCCAAACACTGCCGTCGATATGGACTCTTGGGCAGTATCAGCCTGTTATCCCCGGCGTACCTTTTATCCGTTGAGCGATGGCCCTCCCACTTGGGACCACCGGATCACTATGGCCGTCTTTCGACTCTGCTCGACTTGTCAGTCTCGCAGTCAGGCTGGCTTCTGCCATTGCACTCAACGAGCGATTTCCGACCGCTCTGAGCCAACCTTCGCGCGCCTCCGTTACGATTTAGGAGGCGACCGCCCCAGTCAAACTACCCGCCACACAGGGTCCCGGAACCGGATAACGGTCCGCGGTTAGACATCAAGCAGAACAAGGGTGGTATCTCAAGGGAGGCTCCACCGAGACTGGCGTCTCGGTTTCAAAGCCCACCACCTATCCTGCACATGTTCGGCCTAATGCCAGTGTGAAGCTGTAGTAAAGGTGCACGGGGTCTTTCCGTCTAACCGCGGGTAACCGGCATCTTGACCGGTAATTCAATTTCGCTGAGTCTATGTTGGAGACAGCGGGGAAGTCGTTACGCCATTCGTGCAGGTCGGAACTTACCCGACAAGGAATTTCGCTACCTTAGGACCGTTATAGTTACGGCCGCCGTTTACCTGGGCTTCAATTCAGAGCTCTCACCCCTCCTTTTAACCTTCAGGCACCGGGCAGGCGTCAGACCCTATACGTCGTCTTACGACTTCGCAGAGCCCTGTGTTTTTAATAAACAGTCGCCACCCCCTGGTTTGTGCCCCCAGCCTCTAGTTGCCTAGAAACCGGGCCTCCTTCTCGCGAACTTACGGAGGTATTTTGCCGAGTTCCTTCAACATAGTTCTCTCAAGCGCCTTGGTATTCTCTACCTATCCACCTGTGTCGGTTTAGGGTACGATCTAGCGATGGAGCTATTTCCAGGGACCTCTAAGCAGCCCATTCAATCCGATAAGGATGAACTACCCTCGAGATCCGTCACTTCCATCTGGCCCAGGAATATTAACCTGGTTCCCATCGACTACGCCTTTCGGCCTCGCCTTAGGGGTCGGCTTACCCTGCTCAGATTAGCTTTAAGCAGGAACCCTTGGATTTTCGGCGAGAGTGTCTCTCACACTCTTTGTCGCTACTCATGTCATCATTCTCACTAGTGATCTCTCCACCGGATCGCTCACGCGCCAGCTTCACAGAAAGCTCCTTGTGTCCAACTCACCCCGAAGGATGATAAGGACACATGGAACTATGTCACACTACGCTCTGCTACCATGCAATAAATGCATCCTCAGCTTCGGCTCATGGCTTGAGCCCCGTTACATCTTCGCCGCAAGACAACTTATTTAGACCAGTGAGCTGTTACGCTATCTTTAAAGGATGGCTGCTTCTAAGCCAACCTCCTGGTTGTTTTGGTCGTCTCACCTGCTTTCCCACTTAGCCATGAATTAGGGGCCTTAGCTGGAGGTTAGGGTTGTTTCCCTCTTCACGACGGACGTTAGCATTCGCCGTGTGTCTGCCGACTAGTACTCACCGGTATTCGGAGTTTGGTTAGGATCAGTAAGCCTGTGGGGCCCCATTACCCATCCAGTGCTCTACCCCCGGTGGTATTCGGTCGACGCTCTACCTAAATAGATTTCGCAGAGAACCAGCTATCTCCGAGTTTGATTGGCCTTTCACCCCTAGGCACAGCTCATCCCGATCTTTTTCAACAGATGTGGGTTCGGTCCTCCAATAAGTGTTACCTTATCTTCAACCTGGCCATGCCTAGATCACTCGGTTTCGGGTCTGATCCCACGAACTCAACGCCCTATTAAGACTCGCTTTCGCTACGCCTACACCTAACGGCTTAAGCTTGCTCGTGAGACCAAGTCGATGACCCATTATACAAAAGGTACGCTGTCAGGACGCAAGGTCCCTCCAACTGATTGTAGGCGTTCGGTTTCAGGTACTGTTTCACTCCCCTCGTCGGGGTGCTTTTCACCTTTCCCTCACGGTACTGGTTCACTATCGGTCAGTAAGGAGTACTTAGCCTTCGAAGGTGGTCCTCCGATCTTCAGACAGAATTTCACGTGTTCCGCCCTACTTAATACGTCCAATCATGCTTCTTATACGGGACTATCACCCACTCTGGTTGCGCATTCCAACGCATTCTAACCACACTCATGGCTCGGCTGGTCCCCGTTCGCTCGCCGCTACTAGGGGAGTATCATATTGATTTCCTTTCCTCCGGGTACTTAGATGTTTCAGTTCCCCGGGTTTGCCTTTTTAAGCCTATATATTCAGCCTAAAAATACCTGGTTTACCAAGTTATTAGCTGATCCGAAGATCAGTAATAACAAAGTATCAGGTGGGTTGCCCCATTCAGAAATCCATGGATCAAAGCTTATTCTCAGCTCCCCATGGCTTATCGCAGAGTATCACGTCTTTCATCGCCTCTTACTGCCAAGGCATTCACCAAACGCCCTTTTCGCGCTTGATTTGATCCAGAAAAAGCAAGACTTAGCGTCTCGCGCGAAGATCAGAAGCTGGTAAGAAACTGATCCTCTTATCCTGTATCAAAAGCATACTTTTACCCGCCCAGACTAGCGTCTGGACAAATGAGCGATGCAGATAGCGAACCGTCCGTGCAGGAGGCCCGCGTCATCGCTCTGGTTAGTGTACTTGACTTGGACAACATATTCGTTTCAGTCGCGATATGCCTGATAGGCCGAGGAAACAGCCATTCAAACACCGGCCCCGAAGGGCAGCAACCGAGATCATCCCCTAACGCGGGGCGATCAAACATGTTGTTAGTATCTCTCTTTACGATGTCAATTCGTCCAGATTGGACGAGCAAAAGCGCCGTAGCGCTCTTGCTGATCTAATCTATCAGCAGTCTTTAAACCAGTCTGGCAGTTGTGTCCGGTACTCAAAGTTAACCGACTTTGCTCGGAGCACATTCAACTTTGCATCCCGTATCGGACTGCGGTTGATGGTGCGGTAGGCTTTCGTCCGCGCCCGCTTCCATTCGAGGTCAGGCAAGGTTGCCATCCGTTCGTAGAAGCGCTCTGCATCTATTGTCGCTTTTGCCCAAATGTTACCAGGCAGACCTTTGACTGTGCCGCTGGCGATTTCGGTGCGGTGTTGGTTCGCCTCAGTCAAAGCCGCGGTATTCGCGTATTTAAGGTGAACCATGTAGACGCCTTTCGGCAAAGTGAATGCAGCATCTGCCAAATGTTCGGCAGCAACTTCAACTCCGTGGCGTACAAGATGTGCGCCGCGTCTTACCGCCCAAGCTTTGCTATAGTGTCCAGAGAAAACTGCATGCCGCCTATGGGCAAACACATTTGTGTTCTCGGACAGCTCTGCGTCCTCAATGCCCTCAAACAAATTCAGGCCAAGGGCGAACAGCGTGTCAGCCTTACGCTGAGCTGTGAACAAGGCTTCAAAATCCACAAAGCGTTCAGGATCAATGCAGATTAACTCATCCGCATCTGTGCGAATAACCCAATCATACAAAGCGCCAAGTCCGTCCTGCAATCCATTGAGCAAATGCCCACGAATGCGATCAAAACCAGACAGATCATCCCGAGGAACCGTGATCACATTTGCCCGAGGGCATAATTCAGCAATCTTTGTATCATGACCGTGGGCGACGATATAAAGATGTTCCGAACCAAGGTGCCGTGAATAATGCGCGTACCATTGTGATAACGCCCAGTAGTCTCGGTAAACCATTGTGATCGCACAAATCTTCATGCTTTCTTCTAAGCCTTTCGAAGTAGAAGAAACAAGATAATTTATGGTGGAGCCTAGGAGGATCGAACTCCTGACCTCCTGAATGCAAATCAGGCGCTCTCCCAGCTGAGCTAAGGCCCCAAAAGGGTTCTGCACTGCAGATGCGATGGTGGGTCGAGGAGGACTTGAACCTCCGACCTCACGCTTATCAGGCGTGCGCTCTAACCACCTGAGCTACCGACCCATACGGGCGGTAGCCCGTGTTCTATTTTCTGAAGAGATATGAGGACGGCTCGGTTCTAAATATGGCCGGCTTTGTATGCCGACCTGCTAAGTGTTCCATGAGATGAGCAAGCTCATCTGGCTAGGAACATCCTTAGAAAGGAGGTGATCCAGCCGCAGGTTCCCCTACGGCTACCTTGTTACGACTTCACCCCAGTCGCTGATCCTACCGTGGTCCGCTGCCTCCCCGAAGGGTTGGCGCACGGCCGTCGGGTAGAACCAACTCCCATGGTGTGACGGGCGGTGTGTACAAGGCCCGGGAACGTATTCACCGTGGCATGCTGTTCCACGATTACTAGCGATTCCGACTTCATGGGGTCGAGTTGCAGACCCCAATCCGAACTGAGACAGCTTTTGGGGATTAACCCATTGTCACTGCCATTGTAGCACGTGTGTAGCCCAACCCGTAAGGGCCATGAGGACTTGACGTCATCCACACCTTCCTCCCGCTTATCACGGGCAGTTTCCTTAGAGTGCCCAGCCGAACTGCTGGCAACTAAGGATGTGGGTTGCGCTCGTTGCCGGACTTAACCGAACATCTCACGACACGAGCTGACGACAGCCATGCAGCACCTGTCACTGCGTCACCGAAGTGAACGCCCGATCTCTCGGGTTAGCACAGGATGTCAAGGGTTGGTAAGGTTCTGCGCGTTGCTTCGAATTAAACCACATGCTCCACCGCTTGTGCGGGCCCCCGTCAATTCCTTTGAGTTTTAATCTTGCGACCGTACTCCCCAGGCGGAATGCTTAATCCGTTAGGTGTGTCACCGAACAGTATACTGCCCGACGACTGGCATTCATCGTTTACGGTGTGGACTACCAGGGTATCTAATCCTGTTTGCTCCCCACACTTTCGTACCTCAGCGTCAGTATCGAGCCAGTGAGCCGCCTTCGCCACTGGTGTTCCTCCAAATATCTACGAATTTCACCTCTACACTTGGAATTCCACTCACCTCTCTCGAACTCAAGACCAGGAGTTTAAGAGGCAGTTCCAGGGTTGAGCCCTGGGATTTCACCCCTTACTTTCTGATCCGCCTACGTACGCTTTACGCCCAGTAATTCCGAACAACGCTAACCCCCTCCGTATTACCGCGGCTGCTGGCACGGAGTTAGCCGGGGTTTCTTTACCAGGTACTGTCATTATCATCCCTGGCGAAAGTGCTTTACGATCCTAAGACCTTCATCACACACGCGGCATGGCTAGATCAGGCTTGCGCCCATTGTCTAAGATTCCCCACTGCTGCCTCCCGTAGGAGTCTGGGCCGTGTCTCAGTCCCAGTGTTGCTGATCATCCTCTAAAACCAGCTATAGATCGTAGACTTGGTAGGCCATTACCCCACCAACTATCTAATCTAACGCGGGCCGATCCTTCTCCGATAAATCTTTCCCCCGAAGGGCGTATGCGGTATTACTCACCGTTTCCAGTGGCTATTCCGCAGAGAAGGGTACGTTCCCACGCGTTACTAACCCGTCCGCCGCTAGACCCGAAGGTCTCGCTCGACTTGCATGTGTTAGGCCTGCCGCCAGCGTTCGTTCTGAGCCAGGATCAAACTCTCAAGTTGAAATGATCTTGCGATCATATCCTTGACGTCGAACCTCTGCACATCGACCTGTATCCCTTACTGAAAGATACAAGCCATTCTCTGTTTGTTGTGCTTGAGACTACAAAGTAGTCGAAAGCCGTCCAAACAGTGAAGCT
Protein-coding sequences here:
- a CDS encoding phosphotransferase family protein; its protein translation is MSTDTQTFDEAAVCRWLEENLPGFAGPLEVTKFQAGQSNPTFLLSTPAHDYVLRRKPPGTLLKSAHAVDREFRVQRALADSEVPVARMYLLCEDESVIGSMFYVMDHVPGRNFNDPTLPELTPADRGAVVDEMNGVLAALHEVDIDSVGLSDYGPPGNYFERQVGRWSKQYRASETEPQPDMDALMQRLVEELPEDDGQRTLVHGDYRIDNMIFDTHGTACRAVLDWELSTIGHPFADLAAVIMQWQMPVGAEGRGLAGVDRKALGLPTDAEFIAAYCRRRGLKGIDSFGYYLAFCFFRMAAIIQGVLKRALDGNASNPEYGLKLGQYVPVFARHGLEALDRDA
- a CDS encoding NAD(P)H-dependent flavin oxidoreductase, which produces MRDDSHLPQALRGLRLPLVASPMFILSGPELVIAQCKAGIVGSFPALNAREAEGEPPLLDAWLRQITEALDKHNQENPDRPAAPFAVNQIVHRSNARLERDLEICVKHKVPIWITSLGARVEVNEAAHSCGGVVLHDIINNRFARKAIEKGADGLIAVAAGAGGHAGPQSPFALIREIREWFNGPLLLSGALATGEGLLAARAMGADLGYMGSAFIATQEANAVPGYKDMIVSGGADDIVTSSLFTGVSGNYLRPSIVAAGLDPDNLPSADASSMNFGSGSSKPKAWKEIWGAGQGIGAVKQIGGVAELVDRIEAEYRAAGARLAAEFSQ
- a CDS encoding SDR family oxidoreductase → MDIDTIFGLEGKTALITGGATGIGRMAAEALVRAGARVLLASRTGEACEAVAAELNALSARGSAEGFAGDVGSEEGVDALVAQVQARCDRLHILMNNAGVTWGAPLGQFPFAAWDKVMGVNVAGLFDLTQKLLPLLRAGATTDDPARVVNVGSVMGEREMGDGAYSYAASKAAVIHLSKILAKELAGEGITVNALAPGPFVSRMTAFATQDEATRNAVGQDVPLGRVGRDEDIAGCMLFLCGRGGAYVTGAVIPVSGGINVMSGPNIFERALS
- a CDS encoding glycosyltransferase family 2 protein, which translates into the protein MKICAITMVYRDYWALSQWYAHYSRHLGSEHLYIVAHGHDTKIAELCPRANVITVPRDDLSGFDRIRGHLLNGLQDGLGALYDWVIRTDADELICIDPERFVDFEALFTAQRKADTLFALGLNLFEGIEDAELSENTNVFAHRRHAVFSGHYSKAWAVRRGAHLVRHGVEVAAEHLADAAFTLPKGVYMVHLKYANTAALTEANQHRTEIASGTVKGLPGNIWAKATIDAERFYERMATLPDLEWKRARTKAYRTINRSPIRDAKLNVLRAKSVNFEYRTQLPDWFKDC